The genomic region AATAAGCTGCCTAAATTGCCGTCGGGGCGTTCGATGCGGAAATTGCCGCCTGTGGAGTAATGGGCGTCCCCTCCCACGGGATTGGGCGATCGCACGATCGAATCGCCGCCGGAAAATAAGCCACTGTCGGGATGGTTCAAAATCGCCAGGTCGATCGCGCGATCGCCTTGCAGTAAAAGCACTCCGCCACTTTGCACGATCGCCGGATCCGTAGCGCGATCGCGCATTCGCAAGGTATCCCCCGCCCTCAAGCTCAGATCGCCCGTACTTTGTAGGTTCGCACTCTCTAAAATCAAGTGATGACGGGCATCGAAACGGCTATTGTGAGATAAAATAGCAACCGACTCGGGATTCGGCGAAGGGGGAGCGATCGCCAGATCGCCGCGATCGATCGTGATTCCCGATCCGGTTAAGGCGATCGTTCCGTCGGGATTGACCGTCATTTGACTGGCGTGACTTCCACCCCCACTCAACAATTTCGGGACATCCGTCGCCCCCAACTCGCCTAACCCATTTCCATCTATTTCTAAACTGAGTAAATGTCCCGGTTGAGTCAGTCGAATCGTACTTTCTCCGGGAACGGCGACTAGGGTAATTTCTCCCCCGGGCGCCGACAAAATCCCTGCGTTGACAATTGCGCCCGCCAATAAACCGAGTTGGTGACCTTCTGGAACACTCAACTGTCCAAAATTGGCGATCGCCCGAGGGAATGGGTCGAAAAAAAACGCTGTCGGCGTACCGACTAAATCCGCGTAATTATTGGCGCCCCAAACGTCAAACCAACCCGTTTCAAAACCAATTTTGCTCGCCGTCGTCGCCGTAAAGTCTCCGGGAACGTTTAAACGGGCATCGGGTCCGAAAACGATCCCGGCGGGATTGGTTAAAAACAGGTTAGACGACCCCCCAGAAACTTGGATTAAACCGTCAATGAAAGAGACTTGTCCTCCGGTCACTCGTCCTAAAATGTTTTCAATTTCTGGTAAGGTTTGAAAGTTGGCTATTTCCCCCGTATCGAGTCCGAAGTCTTGGAAGGAGTGAAATAAGTTAGTTCCATCCTCCGATCGCCGTCCTCCCGTAATTTCATAGCGGTTTCCCTCTGGCGTTACGGCGGTTCCCGTACCATCCGCCGCCGGGACGATCGACTGGGCGATCGCTGGCGAATTCGCTATCAAAATGGTAAGGCTGGGATACAATAAGCTAAAAAGAATTAAAAAGCGTAAAAAAGTGTTGTTTTTTGTTTTTTTTATTCTTTTTTCAGTTAAGGTGCGATCGCCGATCGTTTTAAATGAGGTCAATGACTCGTCTAAATCCCCACAAGCCATTGATGGAAAACTCCGAGCGTTCATTGCCGTTCCCCCCTACTGGCATGGCTTCATTCGCTCCGATCGAAAAATGTTAAAGTTATTCAATTTTTATCTTTCTTTTCCAGTATCTCATCGAGGGTCTTATATTTCGGGCGATCGCAATGTTTTTTTACAGGTCAATGCCGTCTTACTCTTGCTCGAATTAGGGCGATCGAAATCAAGGACGACCCCGACCATTTGAGCGGAGATCTGTTGGCGATCGCGCCATCGGCGATCGGGGAGGTCTCCCCTCCCTAGAACTTTCTCAAAAATATGAAGTTTTTTAAACACAAAGCAATAATTTATGACTAAAAAAGACAGCAAATTTTACGCATTGTAAATTTAGCAAAAATCCAGATCGCAATTCGTTTAAACTGTCCGGAAAGTTGGTGACTTATTCTGAAAATAAACAAATAATCAATCACTTCTATTGAAAGATGGATCCAAAAACCTATCAATTCGACTTACCGGGCGATCGCCGTCCGCAAAACGCGACAGTTCCCGAACGCTGGTATCCGGGAATTCGGGACTACTGGAGTCAATGTACCTCACAACGAGACTACCACCCAATCGAAGGGATCCGGGCGATCGTCATTCACGCCACGGCGGGATCGAGTTCGGAAGGCGCCGTCTCGGTCATGCGCGACGGACGGGCCAGTTTTCACTGGTTAGTACCCGACGAAGACGAAGCGCAACACGGTAAAATCGTGTGGGCGTGTGCGCCAGAAACCCTTGCTGCGTGGCACGTTCGCAATGCTTGCTCCCATCCCGACGTTTGGGACGGCCATCCAAAAGTCAACCACTGGTCCCTGGGGATCGAAGTGGTCAACACCCAACGCAGCAGCGATCGCTTTTCCGATTGGCAGGTGGAAGCCACGGCACAGATCGTGCGCTATTGCTGGGCGAAATATCCCAACCTCAAGCACGTTGTTTCTCACGCTAAGCTCGACCCCGATCGCCGCCACGATCCCGGCGAACTCTTCCCCTGGGATCGGTTTAAAGAATTGGTTTTGAACGGGAAAGAAGAAGCGGTCGATGCGATAGTCGGGGAAGCGACCCCCGCCGATCGCATCGAAAATCCGACCACGGCGGGCTGTTGTACCGTCGAAAGCGGCGATCGCGGGGCGAAAGCGATCGCTAACGTGCCGTACTTCTCCCAACTCGACAACGAACTCGAACCTTATGCATCGTGTAATGTCACTTCGTTGGCGATGTGCTTGGCGGCGTTCGGAGTGCGATCGCCCGTAGCTCACCAACAGCTCGAAGATTGGCTGTTTCGGCGGGCTCAAACCCTCGGGT from Oxynema aestuarii AP17 harbors:
- a CDS encoding N-acetylmuramoyl-L-alanine amidase is translated as MDPKTYQFDLPGDRRPQNATVPERWYPGIRDYWSQCTSQRDYHPIEGIRAIVIHATAGSSSEGAVSVMRDGRASFHWLVPDEDEAQHGKIVWACAPETLAAWHVRNACSHPDVWDGHPKVNHWSLGIEVVNTQRSSDRFSDWQVEATAQIVRYCWAKYPNLKHVVSHAKLDPDRRHDPGELFPWDRFKELVLNGKEEAVDAIVGEATPADRIENPTTAGCCTVESGDRGAKAIANVPYFSQLDNELEPYASCNVTSLAMCLAAFGVRSPVAHQQLEDWLFRRAQTLGCSRFSTAGLKQLAEDRPGIRDDFTSEGSLADIRRAIDEGKLCIVHGYFTAPGHIIVIKGYDQKGFIVNDPYGQWFPWYYKTNDASSPNEGENQHYSCKAIASCCDSWSFGEAQVCYRSMTPEEAESSRTIWLHRIYKV